The Sphingomonas sanxanigenens DSM 19645 = NX02 genome includes a region encoding these proteins:
- a CDS encoding response regulator transcription factor, whose protein sequence is MSIPPLIAIVDDDEAVREALSDLLLVEGFAAETFGGAIAFLKDPTPERFACLITDVRMPEMDGIELQRRLRQRGSTLPVIVITSLIDEAARARAMAAGASAWFTKPFADAALLDALHAALDGGAGATA, encoded by the coding sequence GTGTCGATACCGCCCCTGATCGCGATCGTGGATGATGATGAAGCCGTTCGTGAGGCGTTGTCGGACCTGCTGCTCGTTGAAGGCTTTGCCGCCGAGACGTTCGGAGGGGCGATCGCCTTCCTGAAGGATCCGACCCCCGAACGTTTTGCCTGCCTGATCACCGATGTGAGGATGCCGGAAATGGACGGGATCGAGCTGCAGCGACGCCTGCGACAGCGCGGATCGACGCTGCCGGTGATCGTGATCACGTCGCTGATCGATGAGGCGGCGCGCGCGCGGGCGATGGCAGCGGGGGCTTCGGCCTGGTTCACCAAGCCCTTCGCCGATGCCGCGCTGCTGGACGCGCTCCACGCGGCGCTGGATGGCGGGGCAGGGGCCACCGCCTGA
- a CDS encoding SDR family oxidoreductase produces MKIVVIGGTGLIGSKTVELLKAKGHEVVAAAPSTGVDTITGAGLAEALDGAAVVVDVSNAPSFEDEAAMRFFQTAGENIAAAERAAGIGHHVALSVVGTDRLQASGYFRAKLAQEKLIAAAGIPYTLLHATQFFEFVRGIAASATEGDVVRLPHAPFQPIAAQDVAAAVAEAALAAPANGIVEISGPEPFYIDELVGRVLAFDKDPRRVVTDPAAPYFGVLLDEGSLMPAAGAHAGSTGFDWWLANVPPPPSGK; encoded by the coding sequence ATGAAGATCGTCGTGATTGGCGGCACCGGCCTGATCGGGTCGAAGACCGTCGAATTGCTGAAGGCCAAGGGACACGAGGTGGTTGCCGCTGCGCCCAGCACCGGGGTCGACACGATCACCGGCGCCGGCCTCGCCGAGGCGCTGGACGGGGCGGCGGTCGTCGTCGACGTGTCCAACGCGCCTTCGTTCGAGGATGAGGCCGCGATGCGCTTCTTCCAGACCGCGGGGGAGAATATCGCGGCTGCCGAGCGTGCCGCCGGCATCGGGCACCATGTCGCGCTTTCCGTCGTCGGCACCGATCGTCTGCAGGCCAGCGGCTATTTCCGCGCGAAGCTGGCGCAGGAAAAGCTGATCGCGGCGGCGGGCATTCCCTACACCCTGCTGCACGCCACCCAGTTCTTCGAGTTCGTGCGCGGCATCGCCGCCTCGGCCACCGAGGGCGACGTCGTCCGCCTGCCGCATGCGCCGTTCCAGCCGATCGCCGCGCAGGATGTCGCCGCGGCGGTTGCCGAGGCAGCGCTGGCGGCGCCGGCGAACGGGATCGTCGAAATTTCCGGCCCCGAGCCCTTCTATATCGACGAACTGGTCGGTCGCGTGCTCGCGTTCGACAAGGATCCGCGGCGTGTGGTGACCGATCCGGCGGCGCCCTATTTCGGCGTGCTGCTCGACGAGGGCTCTCTGATGCCGGCGGCCGGCGCCCATGCCGGCAGCACCGGCTTCGACTGGTGGCTCGCCAACGTGCCGCCACCGCCGTCCGGCAAGTAA
- a CDS encoding response regulator codes for MADPAAPPIRILLVDDHPMLREGVVAIVEDRPDMVVAGEARNGAEAIEQFRALRPDVTLMDLQMPVMNGLEALMAIRADFPDARILVLTTYAGDVQAVRALKAGATGYLLKSSLRTELIEAIHDVHRGRRHIHGDVAAEIALHVTDDALTAREVAVLRLVAVGKANKEIARALGLSEETVKAHLKNIFAKLDVADRTHAVTVAVRRGIIAL; via the coding sequence ATGGCTGATCCCGCCGCACCGCCGATCCGCATCCTGCTCGTCGACGACCATCCGATGCTGCGCGAGGGGGTCGTCGCGATCGTCGAGGATCGCCCCGACATGGTCGTCGCCGGCGAGGCCCGCAACGGCGCCGAGGCGATCGAGCAGTTTCGCGCGCTTCGGCCCGACGTCACATTGATGGACCTGCAGATGCCGGTGATGAACGGGCTCGAGGCGCTGATGGCGATCCGCGCCGACTTCCCCGATGCGCGCATCCTCGTGCTCACCACCTATGCCGGCGATGTGCAGGCGGTGCGCGCGCTGAAGGCCGGGGCGACGGGCTATCTGCTCAAAAGCAGCCTCAGGACCGAACTGATCGAGGCGATCCACGACGTCCATCGCGGCCGGCGTCACATCCATGGCGATGTCGCCGCCGAAATCGCTCTGCACGTCACCGACGATGCGCTGACCGCGCGCGAGGTGGCGGTGTTGCGGCTGGTGGCGGTGGGCAAGGCCAACAAGGAGATCGCCCGCGCGCTCGGCCTTTCCGAGGAAACGGTAAAGGCGCACCTCAAGAACATCTTCGCCAAGCTCGACGTCGCGGACCGGACGCATGCGGTGACGGTCGCGGTGCGGCGCGGCATCATCGCGTTGTGA
- a CDS encoding sensor histidine kinase yields MTEASRSFAGAERADPADPGIDRLREIDGDGTAWWALDISDARALIAAVDDGTRSVEWASALLAAVRIADADQNALHALGPLGARWRMVGQPVTACWPSEGWGDLAELVAAAAAGRPASRRISTSLFDDATITVSGNPARPDMLIVSLGGRVADHRSFWLVRASEQRYRSLIHHLPWALLQVDATAMAPIFEALRCRGVTDIGAFLAAEPEVALRSRDIVRVTDANLKALQVLGVESADRVIGSVDFVFSASPETAKRVIKAHFDGARSYTEVMKLRTFDGRLRDVALTVTYPTPPERLDVSMLSLDDITDRLRTDVQYRQLQADYSRAARISMLGELATSIAHEVNQPLAAIVTNAETSLRWLARDEPNLAKAMQLTGRIAESARHASDIVKRVRAMAAPRAAEREALELNIVVFEALAFVRHELETRAIDLSMRLGSSLPRVLGDRVQLQQVIVNLILNAVQAVGTKGRIELCTAPDPHDGVAFTVHDSGPGIAPEYLDRIFQSFFTTKDEGVGIGLAICQSIITAHGGTIGAANHPDGGARFRFVLPVAERAP; encoded by the coding sequence ATGACCGAGGCCTCCCGATCTTTCGCCGGTGCCGAACGGGCGGACCCTGCCGATCCCGGTATCGATCGCCTCCGCGAGATCGACGGGGACGGCACGGCCTGGTGGGCGCTCGACATCTCGGATGCGCGCGCGCTGATCGCGGCCGTCGACGATGGCACGCGATCGGTCGAGTGGGCATCGGCGCTGCTCGCCGCCGTCCGCATCGCCGATGCGGATCAGAACGCGCTGCACGCGCTGGGGCCGCTGGGCGCGCGCTGGCGCATGGTCGGCCAGCCCGTCACCGCCTGTTGGCCCTCCGAGGGATGGGGCGACCTTGCCGAACTGGTCGCCGCCGCGGCCGCCGGCCGGCCGGCGTCGCGCCGCATTTCCACGTCGCTGTTCGACGATGCGACGATCACCGTCTCGGGCAATCCGGCGCGGCCTGACATGCTGATCGTCTCGCTGGGTGGTCGCGTTGCCGACCATCGGTCGTTCTGGTTGGTGCGCGCGTCGGAGCAGCGCTATCGCAGCCTGATCCATCATCTGCCCTGGGCGCTGCTGCAGGTCGATGCCACCGCGATGGCGCCGATCTTCGAGGCGCTGCGCTGCAGGGGCGTGACCGACATCGGCGCGTTCCTGGCCGCCGAGCCCGAAGTGGCGCTCCGGTCGCGCGATATCGTGCGCGTGACCGATGCCAATCTGAAAGCGCTGCAGGTGCTCGGCGTGGAGTCGGCCGATCGGGTGATCGGTTCGGTCGATTTCGTGTTCAGCGCCTCGCCCGAGACCGCCAAGCGCGTGATCAAGGCGCATTTCGATGGCGCGCGCAGCTATACCGAAGTGATGAAGCTGCGAACGTTCGACGGCCGCCTGCGCGACGTGGCATTGACGGTGACCTACCCGACCCCGCCCGAACGGCTCGATGTGTCGATGCTGAGCCTCGACGATATCACGGACCGGCTGCGCACCGACGTGCAGTATCGCCAGCTCCAGGCGGATTATTCGCGCGCGGCGCGGATCTCGATGCTGGGCGAACTCGCAACATCGATCGCGCATGAGGTCAACCAGCCGCTGGCGGCGATCGTCACCAACGCCGAGACCAGCCTGCGCTGGCTGGCGCGCGACGAACCGAACCTCGCCAAGGCGATGCAATTGACGGGGCGGATCGCCGAAAGCGCTCGCCACGCCAGCGACATCGTCAAGCGCGTGCGCGCGATGGCGGCGCCGCGCGCGGCCGAACGCGAGGCGCTGGAACTCAACATCGTCGTGTTCGAGGCGCTGGCATTCGTCCGGCATGAGCTGGAAACGCGTGCGATCGACCTGTCGATGCGGCTGGGCAGCAGCCTGCCGCGCGTGCTCGGCGATCGCGTGCAATTGCAGCAGGTGATCGTGAACCTGATCCTCAATGCCGTCCAGGCGGTGGGCACGAAGGGGCGGATCGAACTGTGCACCGCGCCAGACCCGCACGATGGGGTGGCCTTCACGGTCCATGACAGCGGTCCAGGCATCGCGCCGGAGTATCTCGATCGGATCTTTCAGAGCTTTTTCACCACCAAGGATGAGGGCGTGGGCATCGGCCTGGCGATTTGTCAGTCGATCATCACCGCGCATGGCGGCACGATCGGCGCGGCGAACCATCCGGATGGCGGTGCGCGCTTCCGCTTCGTGCTGCCCGTCGCCGAGCGGGCACCCTAG
- a CDS encoding response regulator transcription factor — MSIGLQMSPASTRSAPPRAGDLALRRVTMGQDSPLVLIVDDDGAVRSALMELMDSVGLEAIGFASARDLLERDIPDRPCCLVLDVRMPGSSGLDLQQHLASSGKPRPIVFLTGHGDIPMSVQAMKAGAVDFLTKPVRDQSLLDAVTTGIERDMAYRAGARVKRQQADRHATLTARERQVLRQVANGRLNKQIAFDLGISEVTVKLHRSSVMRKMQATSVGELIRAWDLLPEELRDPVT; from the coding sequence ATGAGCATCGGATTGCAGATGAGCCCCGCGAGCACGCGATCGGCACCGCCGCGCGCTGGCGATCTTGCCCTTCGTCGGGTGACGATGGGGCAGGACAGCCCGCTGGTGCTGATCGTCGACGATGATGGCGCGGTGCGCAGTGCGCTGATGGAACTGATGGATTCGGTCGGGCTGGAAGCGATCGGCTTTGCATCGGCACGCGATCTGCTCGAACGCGACATTCCCGATCGTCCCTGCTGCCTGGTGCTTGACGTACGCATGCCGGGATCGAGCGGGCTCGATCTCCAGCAGCATCTGGCATCGTCGGGCAAGCCGCGGCCGATCGTGTTCCTGACCGGCCATGGCGACATTCCGATGAGCGTGCAGGCGATGAAGGCGGGAGCGGTCGATTTTCTCACCAAGCCGGTGCGCGATCAGTCGCTGCTCGATGCGGTCACGACGGGGATCGAGCGCGACATGGCGTATCGCGCCGGCGCGCGGGTGAAGCGGCAGCAGGCCGATCGCCATGCCACCTTGACGGCGCGCGAACGTCAGGTGTTGCGCCAGGTCGCCAATGGGCGCCTCAACAAGCAGATCGCGTTCGATCTCGGCATTTCCGAGGTGACGGTGAAACTCCATCGCAGCAGCGTGATGCGCAAGATGCAGGCGACCTCGGTGGGTGAGCTGATCCGTGCCTGGGATCTGCTGCCGGAGGAGCTTCGCGATCCGGTGACCTAG
- a CDS encoding sensor histidine kinase, with protein sequence MRLIGISLALALLAQPPAVQADPGRRLAHYVHYRWSGGNEVPAPVLGMTQGRDGFIWLATAEGLFRFDGISFEPIRAGDAAGSEDPPTAVIAARNGDIWVTPRRSRRFLVYREGRLRVAAPAAPEWIMDLAEAGDGAIWALTASHSAEVLRVAGGRWQRFGAEHGVPRDDALSLLVAPDGTIWVSLCNSIIRMTPGAKRFSLVRETPRANGRLSLDPEGRVWLSERGGSYALTGPGGRGTPDRPGRPYATDDAQIRGAPMFDRSGNLWLATRYAGLERIATGAAPGAAPEHFRTSDGLSSDVTNRLFEDREGNIWIGTEKGLDRLRPSTLRFEPRLTAPAAFGDKLMVARDGSVYVGQARTLYRVRPGGDPVAILTDIREPQSLCEAPDGAIWVGFGTHILILQNGRVRRTFPRPEVRSIIYDCAFDAAGDFWISAAAGGLHRYRQGRWERMYGATRTDGFTPTTLVRDSTGRLVVQWSFNALAWLDGGTPTLRPIDFGNAERGVVTLHAGNQGDIYAAGAFGISRFHDGRIERRRAHPASDNSRINGMVQTHDGDTWLAYPKALVRMRSTDLARALTDPSFSPPVLALGAAEGLVSRPHSKSQLALVQGGDGRLWVATETGTMWMDPRHIVRNTLAPPVEITSIIANGDVFRDPASVTLAAGTPSIEIDFAALSFADPRRVAVRYRLDGFDKNWLDPGTRRQAFYTNLPPGQYRFRVIAANEAGIWNREGAAVAFEIPPTFVQSRWFLATCALVLLLLGWLLYRLRLAQVAGRIRSRLEERLGERERIARELHDTLLQSVQGLVLRFQSVANRMPPEEDGRAHLEAALRRADDVITEGRNRVQDLRVSDGSSDLPGLLKERAEGVGFDAAVHVRIVVEGRPRPVHPLVSVELGRIADEALFNIVSHARAGAVEIAIRFSRRELGVEICDDGVGMPADVCAAGRKPGHFGLVGMHERAARIGGTCSIESKPGMGAAVTITLPARLAYADHRSRRRLFPLPFSRNKDADHG encoded by the coding sequence ATGCGGCTCATCGGGATCTCGCTTGCCCTGGCGCTGCTCGCGCAGCCGCCCGCGGTGCAGGCCGATCCCGGCCGACGGCTCGCGCATTATGTCCACTATCGCTGGAGCGGCGGCAATGAGGTGCCGGCGCCGGTGCTCGGCATGACGCAGGGGCGAGACGGCTTCATCTGGCTCGCCACCGCCGAAGGCCTGTTTCGCTTCGACGGTATCAGCTTCGAGCCGATCCGCGCGGGCGATGCCGCCGGCAGCGAGGATCCGCCAACCGCGGTAATCGCCGCGCGCAACGGAGACATCTGGGTCACGCCGCGGCGCTCGCGCAGGTTCCTCGTCTACCGCGAGGGGCGCTTGCGCGTGGCCGCACCGGCCGCACCCGAATGGATCATGGATCTTGCCGAGGCCGGAGACGGCGCGATATGGGCGCTGACGGCCAGCCACAGCGCCGAGGTGCTCCGCGTCGCCGGGGGCCGTTGGCAGCGCTTCGGCGCGGAGCATGGCGTTCCGCGGGACGATGCGCTCAGCCTGCTCGTCGCCCCCGACGGCACGATCTGGGTATCGCTGTGCAACTCGATCATCCGCATGACGCCGGGCGCCAAGCGCTTCTCGCTCGTACGCGAAACGCCACGCGCCAATGGCCGGCTGTCGCTCGATCCGGAAGGACGCGTCTGGCTCTCCGAACGCGGCGGCAGTTACGCGCTGACCGGCCCCGGTGGACGCGGCACGCCGGATCGCCCGGGCAGACCCTATGCCACCGACGACGCCCAGATTCGCGGCGCGCCGATGTTCGATCGCAGCGGCAATCTGTGGCTCGCGACGCGCTATGCGGGCCTCGAGCGCATCGCCACGGGCGCCGCGCCAGGCGCCGCGCCCGAGCATTTCCGCACCAGCGACGGCCTGTCCTCGGACGTGACCAACCGGCTGTTCGAGGATCGCGAGGGCAATATCTGGATCGGCACCGAGAAGGGGCTCGACCGGCTGCGTCCGTCGACCTTGCGCTTCGAACCGCGCCTCACCGCCCCGGCCGCTTTCGGCGACAAGCTGATGGTTGCGCGCGACGGCAGCGTCTATGTCGGGCAGGCGCGCACGCTCTATCGCGTCCGTCCGGGCGGCGATCCGGTCGCGATCCTCACCGACATCCGCGAACCGCAAAGCCTGTGCGAGGCGCCCGACGGTGCGATCTGGGTGGGCTTCGGCACGCACATTCTCATCCTCCAGAACGGTCGGGTCCGCCGCACCTTCCCGCGTCCCGAAGTCCGCAGCATCATCTATGATTGCGCGTTCGATGCCGCAGGAGACTTCTGGATCTCCGCGGCTGCCGGCGGGCTCCACCGCTACCGCCAAGGCCGCTGGGAACGCATGTATGGTGCCACCCGCACCGACGGCTTCACACCGACGACCCTCGTGCGGGATTCCACCGGGCGACTGGTGGTCCAATGGTCCTTCAACGCGCTCGCCTGGCTCGACGGCGGCACGCCGACACTGCGCCCGATCGATTTCGGCAATGCCGAGCGCGGCGTGGTGACGCTGCATGCCGGCAACCAGGGCGATATCTATGCCGCCGGTGCCTTCGGCATCAGCCGTTTCCATGACGGGCGCATCGAGCGCCGTCGGGCGCATCCCGCCTCGGACAACAGCCGCATCAACGGCATGGTCCAGACGCACGATGGCGACACCTGGCTCGCCTACCCGAAGGCGTTGGTGCGGATGCGGTCGACCGACCTTGCCCGCGCCCTCACGGACCCGTCCTTCTCGCCGCCGGTCCTCGCGCTCGGCGCCGCGGAAGGGCTGGTCAGCCGCCCTCATTCCAAAAGCCAGCTCGCGCTGGTGCAGGGCGGGGACGGGCGGCTGTGGGTGGCGACCGAGACCGGCACGATGTGGATGGACCCACGTCATATCGTCCGCAACACCCTGGCCCCTCCCGTCGAGATCACGTCCATCATCGCCAACGGCGATGTGTTCCGCGATCCTGCCTCGGTCACGCTCGCCGCGGGCACGCCCAGCATAGAGATCGACTTCGCCGCGCTGAGCTTCGCCGACCCGCGGCGGGTGGCGGTGCGTTACCGGCTCGACGGGTTCGACAAGAACTGGCTCGATCCGGGAACGCGCCGCCAGGCCTTCTATACCAACCTGCCGCCCGGCCAGTATCGCTTCCGCGTCATTGCCGCGAACGAGGCCGGCATCTGGAACCGCGAGGGCGCGGCGGTGGCGTTCGAAATCCCGCCGACCTTCGTCCAGTCGCGCTGGTTCCTGGCGACCTGCGCGCTCGTGCTGCTGTTGCTCGGCTGGCTGCTCTACAGGCTGCGGCTGGCACAGGTCGCCGGCCGCATCCGCAGCCGGCTGGAAGAACGGCTCGGCGAGCGTGAGCGCATCGCACGCGAACTCCATGACACGTTGCTGCAAAGCGTCCAGGGACTCGTGCTGCGCTTCCAGTCGGTCGCCAACCGGATGCCGCCGGAGGAGGACGGCCGCGCGCACCTCGAAGCGGCGCTGAGGCGTGCCGACGACGTCATCACCGAAGGCCGCAACCGCGTGCAGGATCTTCGGGTCAGCGATGGATCGAGCGACCTGCCCGGCCTGCTGAAGGAGCGGGCCGAGGGCGTCGGCTTCGATGCCGCGGTGCATGTGCGCATCGTCGTGGAAGGGCGGCCACGGCCGGTGCATCCGCTCGTCTCGGTCGAGCTCGGCCGCATCGCCGACGAGGCGCTGTTCAACATCGTCAGCCACGCCCGCGCCGGCGCGGTCGAGATCGCCATCCGCTTCTCCCGCCGCGAACTGGGCGTCGAGATCTGCGACGATGGCGTCGGCATGCCGGCGGACGTCTGCGCCGCGGGCCGCAAGCCGGGCCATTTCGGGCTTGTCGGCATGCACGAGCGTGCCGCGCGCATCGGCGGCACCTGCTCGATCGAAAGCAAGCCCGGCATGGGCGCGGCGGTGACGATCACATTGCCCGCCCGCCTCGCCTATGCCGACCACAGGTCGCGTCGCCGGCTGTTCCCGCTGCCATTCTCCCGAAACAAGGACGCCGACCATGGCTGA